One window of the Chryseotalea sp. WA131a genome contains the following:
- a CDS encoding 4Fe-4S binding protein → MKYLKPIGLSLFITGFAIFNFSFFWSSYQLTPTIVKLQIRDSVKASVFLQETTELTKNKTKSNFSFVNQLHAAFERINQTQVQNFSISDAEVERLASYNKEKFTLTSVDSVFNGSDEKNIFKRKAFKNYGSWLDGQPTIKDQLHHVADNIKKFGIVNQFGFDRYAVKDLTYSITKASSVSPVKENPTFFLFLTIGLCVIGALLYILPKWQLPLGIKNNGIFFNTMKNVQWLGILTGSWLIAFYVFLYFYPEYMTNWVIMVDPVSKFLNGGEAGRFFLYGFLYTLCILVMGIRMLINYRHSKYQILRTCSVMFFQTAFAFLIPEIMIRLNQPYFDFKNIWPLDYSFFFNNRLDSLLANGGLGIFMLVWGIALIVIAVPVLVYFFGKRWYCSWVCGCGGLAETLGDPYRQLSSKKLSAWKIERWMIHGVLVFAIVMTAGVLYTYFTNASWVLFFDSYKLREVYGAFIGAGFAGVVGTGFYPLMGNRTWCRFGCPLAAYLGIIQRFKSRFRITTNGGQCISCGNCSTYCEMGIDVRWYAQRGQNIVRSSCVGCGVCSSVCPRGVLNLEVKEEDGRFGKAILIGNNGITLAE, encoded by the coding sequence ATGAAGTACTTAAAACCAATCGGTCTATCTCTCTTCATCACGGGGTTTGCCATTTTCAATTTTTCGTTCTTTTGGTCAAGTTACCAGCTTACACCCACGATTGTCAAATTGCAAATACGCGATTCTGTAAAAGCATCAGTATTCTTGCAAGAGACAACTGAGCTCACCAAAAATAAAACAAAATCAAATTTTTCATTTGTCAATCAATTGCATGCTGCCTTTGAGCGCATCAACCAAACACAAGTCCAAAATTTTTCTATTTCAGATGCTGAAGTAGAGCGATTGGCTTCGTACAACAAAGAAAAGTTTACCCTCACCTCAGTCGATTCCGTATTTAACGGAAGCGATGAAAAAAATATTTTTAAACGCAAAGCATTTAAAAATTATGGGAGTTGGCTGGACGGCCAACCTACTATCAAAGATCAACTACATCATGTTGCCGACAACATCAAAAAATTTGGCATCGTCAATCAATTTGGGTTTGATCGATATGCGGTAAAAGATTTAACCTACTCCATCACCAAAGCGTCATCGGTCAGTCCCGTAAAAGAAAACCCGACTTTCTTTCTTTTCCTTACCATTGGGCTTTGTGTAATCGGAGCGCTACTTTATATTTTACCGAAATGGCAACTTCCTCTCGGCATCAAAAACAACGGCATCTTTTTCAACACCATGAAAAACGTGCAATGGCTTGGCATCCTTACGGGAAGTTGGCTGATCGCGTTTTATGTGTTCTTGTATTTCTATCCCGAGTATATGACCAATTGGGTGATCATGGTTGACCCTGTAAGCAAATTTCTAAATGGTGGAGAAGCAGGACGGTTTTTTCTCTACGGGTTCTTGTACACACTTTGCATTTTAGTGATGGGCATTCGCATGCTCATCAACTATCGCCATAGTAAGTATCAAATCTTGCGTACTTGTTCGGTCATGTTTTTTCAAACGGCTTTTGCGTTTTTAATTCCCGAAATCATGATCCGCCTTAATCAACCCTACTTTGATTTCAAAAATATTTGGCCGCTCGATTATAGTTTTTTCTTCAACAATCGCTTGGACAGCCTTCTGGCGAATGGTGGTCTAGGAATTTTTATGTTGGTGTGGGGAATTGCACTTATTGTAATTGCCGTGCCGGTATTGGTTTATTTTTTTGGCAAGCGATGGTACTGCAGTTGGGTGTGCGGATGTGGCGGCTTGGCCGAAACATTGGGCGATCCGTATCGGCAACTATCGAGCAAAAAATTAAGTGCGTGGAAAATTGAGCGGTGGATGATTCATGGCGTACTGGTTTTTGCCATCGTAATGACGGCTGGTGTTTTGTATACGTACTTCACCAATGCCTCGTGGGTGTTGTTTTTTGATAGCTACAAGTTGCGCGAAGTGTACGGTGCTTTTATTGGGGCTGGCTTTGCGGGCGTGGTGGGCACTGGCTTTTATCCGTTGATGGGCAACCGCACGTGGTGCCGGTTTGGTTGCCCTTTGGCTGCTTACTTAGGAATCATTCAACGATTCAAATCTCGTTTTAGAATTACCACCAACGGTGGCCAATGCATTTCGTGCGGCAATTGTTCTACCTATTGCGAGATGGGCATTGATGTGCGGTGGTATGCGCAGCGCGGACAAAACATTGTACGCAGCTCGTGCGTGGGCTGTGGCGTTTGTTCCTCCGTTTGCCCCCGTGGCGTATTAAACTTAGAAGTAAAAGAAGAAGACGGACGCTTTGGCAAAGCGATTTTGATTGGGAATAATGGTATTACGTTGGCGGAGTAA
- a CDS encoding putative DNA binding domain-containing protein — protein sequence MKENQHLEKKSIRLVTGANPEWKELSKDCVCFANARGGTIYIGIENNDQQPPIAQLINPDLPALIRKKVSENTVNVATHAEIVTAANGGQYIELRVLPSASTVASTTDGRYYIRISDDCKPVLPDELNRLFTDKTAFQWETKVARSVFKSEVDAEKLHQFYLDIRASDRVSDFVKQKSPEELLEHYLMCEGNYFTNLGVLWVGKRTDRAKLLYAPVIQFLKFDESGARSNKIVWDDFSLNPKEMVEAVWAQIPDWKEGIEVSDGIFRKFIPNYEQEVIRELIANALVHRPYTTRGDIFINLYSDRLEVHNPGLLPLGVTPDNMLHKTVRRNEHLAKVFYDLKLMEREGSGFDKMYEILLSNGKQLPLPIEGEDRVTVTIRKRILKNEVVKLVSRANEEFQLRQREIICFGLIAQHTTLSAIEFSKVLYLPQQNAIRDWLGRLQDLELVQSKGKTKGVEYFINPEFLKQVDFKGKTNLKKIEDHRLKELIHEDISTYPNSSVSEIHQRIGPEIAVRKVKGIIYQMVDEDRLSFSGDRKWRRYFINKSA from the coding sequence ATGAAGGAGAATCAACATCTAGAAAAGAAATCAATACGATTGGTAACGGGTGCTAATCCAGAATGGAAAGAATTGTCTAAAGATTGTGTATGCTTTGCCAATGCCAGAGGTGGCACAATTTACATCGGTATTGAAAACAATGACCAACAGCCGCCAATTGCTCAGTTAATAAACCCTGATTTACCCGCACTAATCAGAAAGAAGGTTTCAGAAAATACAGTCAATGTTGCCACCCATGCAGAAATTGTAACAGCGGCTAATGGAGGTCAATATATTGAATTGAGAGTCCTGCCCAGCGCATCCACGGTTGCCAGTACCACCGATGGCCGCTACTACATTCGTATTTCTGATGATTGTAAACCTGTATTACCAGATGAGCTAAATAGACTGTTCACCGATAAAACTGCTTTTCAATGGGAAACTAAAGTTGCCAGGTCTGTTTTTAAATCGGAAGTTGATGCGGAAAAATTACACCAGTTTTATCTGGATATAAGAGCCAGCGACAGGGTATCCGATTTTGTAAAACAAAAATCACCAGAAGAGCTTCTGGAGCATTACCTGATGTGCGAGGGTAACTACTTCACTAACCTTGGGGTTCTTTGGGTTGGAAAGCGGACTGACCGTGCAAAACTATTATATGCACCCGTTATTCAGTTTTTAAAATTTGATGAAAGTGGTGCAAGAAGCAATAAAATTGTTTGGGATGATTTCTCGCTCAACCCAAAGGAAATGGTTGAAGCCGTTTGGGCTCAGATTCCAGATTGGAAGGAAGGCATTGAAGTATCGGACGGAATATTTAGGAAGTTTATTCCTAACTATGAGCAGGAAGTAATTCGAGAGCTTATAGCGAACGCATTAGTCCACAGACCATACACCACACGAGGCGATATTTTTATTAATCTTTATTCAGACCGGCTTGAAGTTCATAATCCGGGCTTATTGCCACTTGGAGTTACCCCCGACAACATGCTCCATAAAACCGTTCGAAGAAATGAACATCTAGCAAAAGTGTTTTACGATTTGAAGTTAATGGAACGCGAAGGCTCTGGCTTTGATAAAATGTATGAAATACTTTTATCGAATGGGAAGCAATTGCCGTTACCGATTGAAGGAGAAGACCGGGTTACCGTCACGATACGCAAGCGTATTTTGAAAAACGAAGTTGTAAAACTTGTTAGTCGAGCTAATGAAGAATTTCAACTTCGTCAAAGAGAAATTATTTGCTTTGGTTTGATAGCCCAACATACTACGCTTTCAGCAATCGAGTTCTCAAAGGTTCTTTACCTTCCTCAACAAAATGCGATACGCGATTGGTTAGGTCGCCTTCAAGACTTGGAACTTGTTCAATCAAAAGGAAAAACAAAAGGAGTTGAATACTTCATTAACCCGGAGTTTCTAAAACAAGTTGATTTTAAAGGTAAAACCAATTTGAAGAAAATTGAGGACCACCGATTAAAGGAACTTATCCATGAAGATATATCTACTTACCCCAATAGTTCTGTAAGTGAGATACATCAGCGCATCGGGCCAGAGATTGCCGTTCGAAAGGTGAAGGGAATCATCTATCAAATGGTAGATGAAGACAGATTATCCTTTTCAGGTGATCGGAAATGGAGAAGATATTTTATAAACAAAAGCGCGTGA